A portion of the Hylaeus volcanicus isolate JK05 unplaced genomic scaffold, UHH_iyHylVolc1.0_haploid 12237, whole genome shotgun sequence genome contains these proteins:
- the LOC128884229 gene encoding uncharacterized protein LOC128884229, with translation MAVSVIKISGAFGRKHSCLLIALLIYAYLMSATTLAFMISTFFSKSLTASLATMLFNFVLYFSRKLIYQAQMSNLLIRVSCMLFSTITFSLGIIELLIHFPFKGLTILDCFDFNAPDHSMGVYFFFLIFDTFLYFILTIIFDKFGKMWCNQIRSTCDMIQFECYKMYTCIKWRFKRLLCCCNSNYGRKRGESKMLLTLKKENNFKTNIEDNTLSFMMSTLIETVSPEMRSNIVAVRAINISKNDNFNKLSRKTYGKETIRNAVVENLSLEVYDGEVFALLGHNNSGKTTIVNMLSGIIPVSTGNVFIYDNEITVHNASVLNLVSVCPQESIFFEELTCMEHIIFFAGLRGIDIREGLKTVKEGIRYYEKTLLVKKELEEKRHEIATLLINSGGKVAQEKFSKILEAENKFSCYGLSLFMDETTEKTIMLHTLSMPSSVVYTWNDILCLIEEAGLTHQIFFTPRCLSNGMKRRLWLVIALLRNPKVLILDEPTSGMNSMERQQIWKIIQKERKSGRCIILTTNNMEEADILADRKAMLLSGRICCLGTSDFLKYKFNINYSLEVIADAHTNKNREKYIFEYLLPFIQSIIPEASYDYQKSEKVQHRGPILKSSVFDYNKTYSVFTLPITSINTFSLFFNELEANKNKLNIWTYRVSLATLEDVFYKIGSLHIIKSESLYPCLPKKTFRHNSIDGMFSQNNVYQTDQSSYEEKIDNSNQWKVENETNFNSTLEIPITSNLQGKATTAKHSNPWDYITSYLDFVYQKKKSQLFLLWENVKAISRLRCLQIICNKTLFHIDVILPILVLIGSFFINEENPGYLNSFIFQEKPIPVLLDQYGFFLQSSIPFHIDSQLLETEKRRVYEFLSFFPDEFQKKIIEVGSYEAKVTAGNNNKNKIFPYDITNIFSKDEVLIRYKKDNTNLVYDKHLLPLHPAIKFTNLNGQSLRNFFYQTRRNISRDNDYVFGLNFEAIGTEALPASTHYTWDLNNEFTIRLFYNTGFPHILPNFVSLLSDVILKWQLNVISGVASVTNENDSLTKTPNPSNIKLTELAARETWKKLKEREKFGFTFHTKSLPLPIYTPVYMTSMTYGVYVILSVVLTILPSRFGTQIMVEKIQGTKHAMIVMGLPIAHYWFGNFAINYVAMLFGNFLMSLCIAYFFSLFRSYILVPILICSLFYNAAVLLYAYFLSHYFSSIKSYTNALQLSTFILSLAPAYFVSIFADITDSDAHWNSLMKIIHLVASFLLPQYNPIGSLLGCAIIEEKFKRREQKPKLTDFFLFEHLPMWNVIGSATQAVVLYSAIIWVDYVTYNFKKSNKKNRKLLNQYYDKKDYLKRKYANTLGENQSFFPEYLQNQKDPGVVFEEEECQILSDAVLHNNVQNKSIVEKDSFPKGSNLIRNDNNSCINIFPLVLMHNIHYLIPAKSKKQHFIVPVQGVSLRIYRGEIMGIVGPKGAGKTTCLNLLCCHPTTAAPTWGRAFIGGYDVYKHTTKISTQLGVCPQHETLWHDISVRENLEILSRIKLLPKEKIETFVDDYIHIWGLKDYEHMRLGDCNIGNQRLLSVAVAFIGNSEIVILDEPFRGVDPAGRQKISSYIKKNSQSRCIIVSTQCIEEAETLCTKLGIIVNGELKCIGTSLAIRSGYGSSIRLQILFSCPHQKCSETKILNELEFKWSTFLSSKLAVKLNVLNFTANRVVYSLPLGSNALGQLFHILQSNKEVFRILEFSISQPTLEQIYFSFARHQRPAHTTAELILSE, from the exons ATGG CAGTTTCTGTCATTAAAATAAGTGGAGCATTTGGAAGAAAGCACAGTTGCTTGCTAAttgctttattaatttatgcatATCTGATGTCTGCAACAACTTTAGCTTTCATGATTAGTACTTTTTTCTCCAAATCACTCACAGCTTCATTAGCCACCATGCTATTCAATTTCGTTCTATacttttctagaaaattaatttaccagGCTCAGATGAGTAACCTTCTTATACGGGTATCG TGTATGCTCTTTTCCACCATAACGTTTTCGTTGGGAATCATTGAGTTATTAATACACTTTCCGTTTAAAGGTCTTACTATACTGGATTGCTTTGATTTTAACGCACCAGATCACTCTATGGgagtctattttttttttttaatttttgatacgTTTCTTTACTTCATTCTGACAATCATTTTTGATAAGTTTGGGAAAATGTGGTGCAATCAAATACGCTCAACATGTGATATGATTCAATTTGAGTGCTACAAAATGTACACATGCATAAAATGGAGGTTCAAAAGATTACTGTGTTGTTGTAATTCTAATTATGGGAGAAAGAGAGGTGAAAGTAAAATGTTGCTTACTTTAAAGAAAGAGAATAATTTCAAGACGAACATTGAAGACAATACTTTAAGTTTTATGATGTCTACTTTAATTGAAACGGTTTCTCCCGAAATGCGTTCAAACATAGTTGCCGTTCGCGCAATAAACATAAGCAAAAACgacaatttcaataaattaagtAGGAAAACATACGGAAAAGAAACAATCCGAAATGCTgtcgttgaaaatttatccTTAGAAGTATATGACGGAGAAGTTTTTGCTTTGCTTGGGCATAATAACTCAGGAAAAACAACGATAGTAAATATGCTTTCAGGAATAATTCCTGTTAGTACTGgaaacgttttcatttatGACAATGAAATAACCGTACACAACGCCAGTGTTCTTAATTTGGTATCTGTATGTCCTcaagaaagtatttttttcgAGGAATTGACATGTATGgaacatattatatttttcgctGGATTGCGTGGCATTGATATAAGAGAAGGATTAAAAACAGTAAAAGAGGGAATTCGGTATTATGAAAAAACATTATTAGTTAAAAAAGAACTTGAAGAAAAACGCCATGAAATTGCGACCCTCCTTATAAATTCGGGGGGAAAAGTGGCCCAAGagaagttttcaaaaatattggaagctgaaaataaattttcttgttacggtttatctttatttatggATGAAACAACTGAAAAAACTATTATGCTGCATACTTTATCTATGCCTTCTAGTGTAGTGTATACATGGAATGACATTTTATGTTTGATTGAAGAAGCTGGACTGAcacatcaaatattttttactccTAGGTGTTTATCAAATGGAATGAAGCGTCGTTTATGGCTTGTAATCGCCTTGTTACGTAATCCTAAAGTTCTTATACTTGATGAACCGACATCAGGTATGAATTCGATGGAGCGGCaacaaatttggaaaataatacaaaaggAGAGGAAAAGTGGTCGTTGTATAATTCTAACAACAAATAATATGGAAGAAGCAGACATTTTAGCTGATCGTAAAGCCATGCTGTTATCAGGACGTATTTGTTGCTTAGGGACAagtgattttttgaaatacaaatttaatatcaattattctttGGAAGTTATTGCCGACGCACACACTAACAAAAATAGAGAGAAGTACATATTCGAATATCTTTTACCATTCATACAGTCAATCATTCCAGAAGCTAGCTATGATTACCAaaaaagcgaaaaagttcAACATAGAGGACCCATACTGAAAAGTAGTGTATTTGATTACAACAAAACGTATTCTGTATTTACCCTTCCTATTACATccattaatacattttctcttttttttaacgaattagaAGCTAACAAAAATAAGCTTAATATATGGACGTATAGAGTATCGTTAGCCACTTTAGAAGatgttttctataaaattggTTCTTTACACATCATTAAATCTGAAAGTTTGTATCCTTGTTTACCTAAAAAAACGTTTCGACATAATTCTATAGACGGAATGTTTTCTCAAAATAATGTATACCAAACAGATCAATCCTCttacgaagaaaaaatagaTAACAGTAACCAGTGGAAAGTGGAAAATGAAACCAACTTTAACAGTACTTTGGAAATTCCCATAACTAGCAATTTACAAGGTAAGGCAACTACAGCAAAACATTCAAATCCGTGGGATTATATCACCAGTTATTTGGACTTTgtataccaaaaaaaaaaatcacaactGTTTCTTTTATGGGAAAATGTTAAGGCTATTTCCCGTTTACGATGTCTTCAAATAATTTGCAACAAGACGCTTTTCCACATAGATGTAATTCTTCCTATCCTAGTTTTAATAGgatcttttttcattaatgaaGAGAATCCTGGATATTTGAacagttttatatttcaagaaaaaccCATTCCGGTTTTGTTAGACCAATATGGTTTTTTCCTTCAATCATCAATTCCTTTTCACATTGATTCGCAACTTTTAGAAACGGAAAAGAGAAGAGTTTATGAGTTTCTATCTTTCTTTCCAgatgaatttcagaaaaaaatcattgaagTGGGATCGTATGAAGCTAAGGTTACTGctggaaataataataagaataaaatttttcccTATGAtatcacaaatattttttctaaagatGAGGTTCTTATAAGgtataaaaaagataatacGAATCTTGTTTACGATAAACATCTTCTACCACTGCATCctgcaataaaatttacaaatttaaatggacAAAGTCtacgcaattttttttatcaaacacGCAGAAATATTTCTCGCGATAATGATTATGTGTTTGGTTTAAATTTTGAAGCGATAGGTACTGAAGCTCTTCCTGCATCAACA CATTATACATGggatttaaataacgaatttaCAATTCGTTTGTTTTATAACACTGGTTTCCCACATATTCTGccgaatttcgtttctttattaagTGACGTTATCTTAAAATGgcaattaaatgtaatttccGGTGTTGCTAGtgttacaaatgaaaatgattcaCTCACTAAGACTCCAAATCCAAGCA ATATAAAGTTGACTGAATTAGCGGCACGCGAAAcatggaaaaaattgaaagaacgtGAAAAATTCGGGTTTACGTTTCATACAAAAAGTCTGCCACTCCCAATTTACACACCCGTCTACATGACGTCCATGACATATGGAGTGTATGTTATATTGTCAGTAGTACTTACAATCTTGCCATCGCGTTTTGGAACTCAAATTATGGTAGAAAAAATTCAGGGTACTAAGCATGCAATGATAGTTATGGGTCTACCGATTGCTCATTATTGGTTTGGAAATTTCGCGATTAATTACGTAGCAATGCTGTTTGGAAATTTTCTCATGTCGTTATGTAtcgcatattttttttcattatttcgttcATACATTTTGGTTCCTATTTTGATATGTTCTCTCTTTTACAATGCAGCTGTCTTATTATATGCTTATTTTCTATCCCACTATTTTTCAAGCATCAAATCTTATACTAATGCACTACAGCTTTCTACATTTATACTATCACTAGCTCCAGCATATTTTGTGTCAATTTTTGCTGATATAACTGATTCTGACGCACATTGGAACTCTTTAATGAAGATAATTCATCTTGTTGCGTCGTTTTTATTACCACAATACAATCCGATAGGATCGCTTCTTGGTTGCGctataattgaagaaaaatttaagcGTCGTGAACAAAAACCTAAGTTAACTGACTTTTTCTTATTTGAGCATCTTCCTATGTGGAACGTGATAGGTTCTGCAACACAAGCTGTCGTTTTGTATAGTGCTATAATTTGGGTTGATTATGttacttacaattttaaaaaatctaacaaaaaaaatcgaaaactttTAAATCAGTACTATGATAAAAAAGACTACTTGAAAAGGAAGTATGCAAACACTTTGGGAGAAAACCAGTCGTTTTTTCCAGAATATTTGCAGAACCAAAAAGATCCAGGTGTCGTTTTTGAAGAAGAAGAGTGTCAGATATTATCGGATGCAGTACTGCACAATaacgtacaaaataaaagtatagtTGAGAAAGATTCTTTTCCAAAAGGATccaatttaataagaaacgaCAATAATTCATgcattaatatatttcctcTTGTTTTAATGCACAACATCCATTACTTAATTCCAgcaaaaagtaaaaaacaacattttataGTACCTGTCCAGGGAGTTTCGCTAAGAATTTACCGAGGGGAAATAATGGGAATTGTTGGGCCAAAAGGCGCGGGGAAAACAACGTGTTTGAATTTGTTATGCTGTCACCCTACGACAGCCGCTCCAACATGGGGAAGGGCATTTATTGGAGGGTATGATGTATATAAACACACTACAAAAATTTCCACCCAGCTAGGTGTATGTCCACAACATGAAACTCTTTGGCATGATATATCTGTACGCGAAAACCTTGAGATTTTATCAagaataaaacttttacctAAG gagaaaattgaaacatttgtaGATGATTACATACATATCTGGGGACTCAAGGACTATGAGCATATGCGATTAGGGGACTGTAACATTGGTAATCAGCGTCTATTATCTGTGGCTGTCGCTTTTATTGGAAATTCAGAGATTGTTATACTAGATGAACCTTTTCGTG GGGTGGATCCCGCGGGGCGCCAAAAAATATCctcttatataaaaaaaaattctcaatcaCGGTGTATTATTGTCTCTACTCAGTGTATAGAAGAGGCGGAAACATTATGCACTAAG ctaGGAATAATCGTTAACGGGGAGTTAAAGTGCATAGGTACATCTCTAGCAATTCGTAGTGGGTATGGATCCAGTATCAGATTACAAATTCTCTTTAGTTGTCCGCATCAAAAGTGTTCCGAAaccaaaattttaaatgaattggAATTCAAATGGAGTACATTTTTAAGTTCTAAATTAGCTGTTAAACTAAATGTGTTGAATTTCACTGCGAACCGAGTTGTCTACAGCTTGCCATTAGGAAGTAATGCGTTAGGACAgttgtttcatattttgcaGAGTAATAAAGAGGTGTTCAGGATtctagaattttcaatttcgcaACCAACAttagaacaaatttatttcagttttgcACGTCATCAACGACCTGCACATACTACAGCCGAGCTCATCTTGTCAGAATAG
- the LOC128884231 gene encoding choline-phosphate cytidylyltransferase-like: MIEKPLDNFVAPLEKPQDENSHDVIRVYADGVYDLLHVGHMRQLEQAKKLFKNCHLVVGVSPDEDVHRYKGQTVQTMSERVETLRHIRWVDEIIAPCPWSITPEFMEYHKLSYVVHDDIPYTMGVKGMEIGPAQDLYYWIKKAGKFRATQRTPGVSTTDLIVRILQNYEDYVDRSLRRGVTHKQLNIGFVKANKIQMKKTVQRWGKKAHEEVTRLTLTKRPLGSKFDENVDLLRNSMHDQYNFWRHTYKSFVKRFALSFDPMMQFLMHRKNVPLLALHTKPLRSRGNADLVAVPDSSLATGNSKTRLVQYESHNLQTGETKKHQYRHVVDEEEREEISDDAKFNDTSDGPSTMQDLSSADDSELYFDVEPLTNNAAGLQCT; this comes from the exons ATGATTGAGAAA CCCTTAGATAATTTTGTAGCACCGTTAGAAAAACCACAAGATGAAAATTCCCATGATGTGATCCGAGTCTATGCAGATG gagTCTACGATCTTTTACATGTTGGGCATATGCGCCAACTCGAGCAGGctaaaaaactatttaaaaattgtcatttAGTAGTAGGAGTATCTCCAGATGAAGATGTTCATCGTTATAAA GGGCAAACAGTTCAAACAATGTCGGAACGCGTTGAAACGTTACGACATATTCGATGGGTAGACGAAATTATAGCTCCGTGTCCTTGGTCGATTACTCCTGAGTTTATGGAGTATCATAAATTGAGTTACGTTGTTCATGATGATATTCCGTATACGATGGGTGTTAAAGGAATGGAAATCGGTCCAGCTCAAGATTTATATTACTGGATTAAAAAAGCA GGAAAATTCCGTGCTACCCAAAGAACACCTGGTGTCAGTACGACTGATTTAATTGTtcgtattttacaaaattatgaagaCTATGTTGACAG GTCTTTACGACGCGGTGTCACTCACAAGCAGCTCAATATAGGATTTGTTAAAGCTAATAAAATACAg ATGAAAAAAACAGTCCAACGATGGGGTAAAAAAGCTCATGAAGAGGTTACCAGATTAACACTTACAAAACGCCCCTTG GGAAgtaaatttgatgaaaatgttgatttattGCGTAACTCTATGCATGatcaatacaatttttggagACATACATATAAAAGTTTTGTTAAACGTTTTGCCCTGTCGTTTGACCCAATG atgcaatttttaatgcatAGAAAAAATGTACCTCTTTTGGCTCTACATACGAAACCTTTACGAAGCCGAGGAAATGCAGACTTAGTTGCAGTTCCTGATAGTAGTTTAGCAACAGGAAATAGTAAAACACGTTTAGTTCAATATGAAAGTCATAATTTGCAAActggagaaacaaaaaagcaTCAGTATAGACACGTAGtggatgaagaagaaagagaggaaaTATCCGACGACGCAAAATTTAATGATACGTCCGACGGACCATCCACTATGCAGGATCTTTCCAGTGCAGATGACTCAGAATTGTATTTTGACGTGGAACCTTTGACCAATAATGCCGCTGGCCTTCaatgtacataa
- the LOC128884230 gene encoding NAD kinase 2, mitochondrial-like, producing MFHSVTGEKIEQPHLKRIILLNKLTRWEVLCKEAQGNPNILSEMEMTFPGMKETHRVHSSSVNHILHVFKDIHNVDVEVVKAQSLSSIDRLDIDAVVSAGGDGTFLEAASLINFTPLACFCSSTDFSSTKCLLEKNSFNFLKMGSPTVEKDDSGKRVNVRNQPLWVFGLNTNPARSEGQLLLKSCELEKNHFHSYLPNNVNQDNYNKSTLSKQKSNQPFVAHSQINDIQENKSDHDHHHSLTKAIQRLVNRDYVPIQRRRLRVSIIETFRLSSQEVNNNVPLRTTCFSNDGDRLSCMDRHYPKSLQILENNNVNMLESRDVQPSLVQCHNLKKNYIDVLKNDSACTNSSFRLIEYRSVNDVFLTNSQNNRTLYVELSVDDNPPFRSKNSGVLICTGSGSTAWAFNMSRIEDDAVESIRNHLLSNIPSSVLKNSEIPSTSSLKEEANAKLIFDPQELRMRFVLREPINNRVFRNSRSCGFCKRIKLTPLTVNTCLYFDGLGVMPLQYGQSVCIEIGHEEDCLLTAV from the exons ATGTTTCATTCAGTGACTggagaaaaaattgaacagcCACATTTAAAGCGTATAATATTGCTTAACAAACTAACTCGTTGGGAAGTCTTATGTAAAGAAGCACAGGGTAatccaaatattttatctgAGATGGAAATGACATTTCCAG GAATGAAAGAAACACACCGTGTTCATTCTTCTTCAGTGAATCATATTCTGCATGTATTCAAGGATATTCATAACGTCGATGTAG AAGTAGTCAAAGCTCAGTCATTATCTAGTATTGATAGGCTAGATATAGATGCTGTTGTGAGTGCTGGTGGAGACGGCACATTTTTAGAAGCGgcttctttaattaattttacaccgCTTGCATGTTTTTGCTCATCAACCGATTTTTCTTCCACAAAATGTCTgctagaaaaaaattcctttaattttcttaaaatggGATCGCCTACAGTTGAAAAAGATGATAGTGGAAAACGTGTTAACGTCAGAAATCAACCTCTATGGGTTTTCGGATTAAATACAAATCCTGCGAGATCTGAAGGTCAGCTTCTTTTGAAATCATGCGAACTGGAAAAGAATCATTTCCATTCTTATTTACCGAATAACGTAAATCAAGACAACTATAACAAAAGCACTCTTTCAAAGCAAAAGTCAAACCAACCTTTTGTGGCACATTCACAAATCAATGATattcaagaaaacaaaagcGATCACGACCATCATCACAGTTTAACAAAGGCTATACAACGTTTAGTAAACAGAGACTACGTACCTATCCAAAGACGTCGTCTTCGGGTCTCTATAATAGAAACGTTTCGACTCAGTTCCCAGGAAGTCAATAACAACGTGCCATTACGTACCACGTGTTTTTCTAATGATGGTGATCGATTATCATGCATGGACCGACATTATCCAAAAAGTTTACAAATactcgaaaataataat gTCAATATGTTAGAATCCCGTGATGTTCAACCAAGTTTAGTTCAAtgtcataatttaaaaaaaaattacattgatGTCTTAAAGAATGATTCAGCATGTACAAATTCATCCTTtcgattaattgaatatcgCTCAGTTAATGACgtgtttttaacaaattcacaAAACAATCGTACACTGTATGTTGAATTGAGTGTTGATGACAATCCTCCGTTTCGTTCTAAAAATTCAGGTGTTCTAATATGTACAG gATCTGGAAGTACAGCATGGGCATTTAATATGAGCCGCATTGAAGACGATGCAGTGGAAAGTATTAGAAATCATTTGCTTAGTAACATTCCTTCATcggttttaaaaaattcag AGATTCCATCGACTTCTTCTTTAAAAGAAGAGGCCAACGCAAAGCTCATCTTTGATCCACAAGAACTGCGTATGCGTTTCGTTCTTCGTGAACCCATTAACAATAG agtatttcgaaattctcgtTCGTGCGGTTTTTGCAAACGAATCAAACTAACTCCTTTAACTGTAAACACATGCCTTTATTTTGATGGTTTGGGTGTTATGCCGCTTCAATACGGTCAATCTGTGTGCATTGAAATCGGCCATGAAGAAGATTGTCTTCTTACTGCAGTATAG